The following are encoded together in the Cololabis saira isolate AMF1-May2022 chromosome 5, fColSai1.1, whole genome shotgun sequence genome:
- the LOC133444535 gene encoding mannose-binding protein C-like, with protein NPGSDGRPGERGAPGAFGAPGFPGADGNPGSDGRPGPVIMCGRDVFGAIAQDVDTLMKTTAKFELAANFDFTRRVGQKYFVSNKLRGSFQEAVEFCSQQGLELALPHKDQENRILTQLFGDVDNVAWINVNNRAVANFQSDMKNQRLTFTNWEGGQPDKSIQDTGCTTLRDNGYWRVTRDCSLNAYIICQI; from the exons AATCCTGGAAGCGATGGAAGGCCTGGAGAGCGTGGAGCGCCTGGAGCCTTTGGAGCACCTGGATTCCCTGGAGCCGATGGAAATCCTGGAAGCGATGGAAGGCCTGGACCAGTTATAATGTGTGGTAGAg ATGTCTTTGGAGCTATTGCACAGGATGTTGACACACTGATGAAGACCACAGCTAAGTTTGAACTGG ctgcaaattttgactttacacGGAGGGTTGGGCAGAAATACTTTGTGTCCAACAAACTCAGAGGCTCCTTCCAGGAGGCCGTCGAGTTCTGCTCTCAACAAGGTTTAGAGCTGGCTTTACCCCACAAGGACCAGGAGAACCGCATCCTGACTCAGCTGTTTGGTGACGTGGATAACGTAGCCTGGATCAACGTCAACAATAGAGCAGTGGCAAACTTTCAATCTGACATGAAAAACCAGCGTCTCACCTTCACCAACTGGGAAGGAGGACAACCAGATAAATCCATCCAGGATACTGGCTGCACCACGCTGCGAGACAATGGCTACTGGCGAGTGACGCGCGACTGCTCCCTGAACGCTTACATCATCTGTCAAATATAG